Proteins from one candidate division KSB1 bacterium genomic window:
- a CDS encoding DUF721 domain-containing protein, which yields MTPIGDLITRILQRKGWQGHVLSARVATQWEAIVGPVNALHTRPARIERGRLTIECDHDTWRTELQFLKPEIIERVNEVLGKDAVREVFLR from the coding sequence ATGACTCCCATTGGCGATCTGATTACGCGGATCCTGCAGCGCAAGGGCTGGCAGGGGCACGTGCTGTCCGCGCGCGTCGCCACGCAATGGGAAGCCATCGTCGGTCCGGTCAATGCCTTGCACACCAGACCCGCGAGGATCGAGCGCGGCCGACTGACCATCGAATGCGATCATGACACCTGGCGCACCGAACTGCAATTCCTGAAGCCGGAGATCATCGAACGCGTCAACGAAGTGCTGGGCAAGGATGCCGTAAG